ATGAGCAGACAAGCTGCTCAACTTAAGCTTTACCCTTGTTCGCTGTATTTCCAGTGCCAGGGTTCCCAGGCGAACCCTTTCCTGGAAATCCGGGGATAACTCTGCCTGAACGAAAATCTTCCGCCGTTTTTCAGCAGCCATTTTTCCGCCGCCGTTTTAGAAAATGTCCAGTTACTGGGGGTGAGGTCCAAAGTTGTCCCGAGTATATGTTCGGAATATCCGGGCGGAGCAACCCAGCGTGAAATATCGTGAAAAGTCTGCCCTTCAACCAGTTTCTTTTTATAGATCTGTTCCTGGTAGGAAAAACTCCGGTACCCTGAATCAACTTTCAGAATAACCCCGTCCTGTAAAGCCGCTTCCGCCATCTTGACAAAGGCATCCCTGGTTTCACGGGTCACATAGATCTCTCGCTCCTCTTCACCATACTTCCTGGGCAACATTACAAGTTCAAGATTCCGGGGGTTCTGTTCAACAACGATCCGGTGCCCCAGCCAGGGCTCGCCAACTTCATAGCGATCCGAACCGATGACCACATACTCTTTGGGAAAATCCGGAGAACGGTTTTTGCTCCTGCCGTCAAGAACCCGTGTTTTATGCTCTCCGGCGCTGATTATCAGGTCCCCCTTGCCATGTTCACCCGTGGCAAGATCAGTTGCCTTCTCATAGCAACCGGCAAGCAGGCTCGCCGCCATGATCACCGGGATAACAGCCTTGGCAGCAAAATGCCTCCGACCCCGAATCGCCCGGAAGAGATTCTGAAAAAGATTCCCCGTCATATGAATATTCTGTTCCACCTGCAATGAATTGATCCGCCAAGGAAAGCAAACAATATGGGACTTTGTGCCGTTGGGTATCAGAAGTCAGCAGTAAACACCCGGAAGCGAAAGTATTCACATCCTGACGCAGGTGATTTCATTTCTACTTTTCACTCCCGGCATCCTGAGACAAAGAACGCAAGCCGCAACTGTTAATAAATATAAATTAATTTGCTTTTTGATACGACAAGTTATTAGTCTCAGCTCATAACCATTATGAAAGAGACGCAAACAAAGATATTCAGCAACCTGAATCCCGACACCATCCTTGATCTCGCTGAGGAATCCCTCGGGGTCAAATGCAGCGGCATCTGCCGTCCCCTGAACAGTTATATCAATCGGGTATACGAACTTGAAACCCGTGACCGAAAAGGGTTGATCATCAAGTTTTACCGACCTGACCGCTGGTCTGAACAGGCCCTGCTGGACGAACATGAATTCATGCGGGAACTCATCGACCATGACATACCGGTCATCCCTCCTCTGGTCTTGCGACACGGGAACACCCTCGGCAGCTTCTCCGGGGTGAATTTTTCGATATTCGAGCGTAAAGGCGGCAGACTGGTAGATGAATACAATGAGGAGCAATGGCTTGAACTCGGCCGTTTAATGGCAAGAACCCATCTGGTGGGAGAAATCCATGCTTCAAGGGAAAGGATCACGCTCCACCCGGAAAGTTCGACCAGAGCGCATTTGACTTTTCTGACAAAAGGAAATTTCATCCCCGCCGAATCCCTTGCTCTTTTTACCGACACCGCCAATGAACTGATTCGTGAAATAGCACCCTTGTTCAAACATGTAAAATCAATCAGAATCCATGGTGACTGCCATTCCGCAAACATTATCCAGCGGCCCGGGGAATCATTCTTCCTGATCGACTTTGACGACATGGCCCTCGGCCCGACGGTGCAGGACCTGTGGATGCTGCTGCCCGATCACCCGAACCATTGTCTGTATGAAATTGATCTCTTTCTGGAAGGATACGAGACGTTCCGGCCATTTGACCGCCGGGAACTGCAACTGATCGAGCCCCTGCGGGCCATGCGTTACATCCACTTCATCGCCTGGTGCGCGCACCAGGCTGAAGACGGCGCCGGCCCGCCAACCCATGACTGGGGCACCCAATCCTACTGGAAAAAAGAAATCCGGGACCTTCAGGACCAGCTGAAGCTGATCAGAGAAGGCCCGGATCATCAGTATTCTGACCAGGAATAACGAAGATTACCCTGCAGTCGTGCCAAGCAGTTCACCGACCACCGTCTTCACGCAGTCCTTAAAATGGTCTTTCACCACAATTTCGACGACGGTCTTCTGCTTGCTTGCCGGATCAAAAAACTCCAGGCGGTATCCGACCTGCATGATGATCCCCCTGGTTGGCGCCACAATGGTCTCCCGCTCAAGAATGGTCCCGGTCATGATCAGGTCCGGTGCAAAAGAAATCCCCAGCTCACTCTGCATCCTGGAACCACCCATCGCCCTGACGGCGGAAGCTGTCGCTTCAAGGTCCCCATATCTGCCCCCCATGTAGATGTCGGCTCTGAGAGGAGGGTTATTGTTCAGTTCCTGAGCGAAGGCCGCCGCCTCATCTCCCCTGGCGATATAATATGCGCCGGGCGCTTTGGCGAAAGGACCTACCACAAGAATCTTTCTTTCCTGTTTCAGGATGCCGAGATCACCTTCAACAACCCTGAAACTCTTCACCCCCTCGGAAAGTCTCATCATCTGGCCGATGATGGGACCGCAGGACACAACAAGAAACAGCAGGGGCAAGGTTATCAATAATTTTTTCATGGCTGGTCTCCTCTCAATAATCTGTGACATCGCAGACAGTCTCCCCGGCCCGGATCGTGTGGCATGTTTTCACGATGACAGACGAGACAATCCTCGATTGTTTTGGCTTCAATATGATCCCTGGTTGCTCCACGATGCGGTGAAAAAAGCGGGCGCCGCACCGCACAGGCAGAGAGAATCAACAGGACGAACAAAAGGGTAACCCCAAACATTTTTCTATTCATGGCGATCTCCGTGAAAACCTTCTGAAACTTTCACCGTCGGAATACCTACGGCCAGATCATTACTTCATCATGGAATTCTAGATCCCCACTCCTTCCAAAGTCAAGGTGAAAATAATTACTATTTACTAATATTCATTTATCCATAGGCCTGACAAAAACTCTTGACAAAACACCGGTAGAAATAAGAGAATCGACATGCTCCGTTTATTGAGTATAATAAACGGCAACCGGGTACCGGTATAAACTATTTGAATCAATCTGTTCATCTGACAAAAATATCATTCAGGAGGTATTAAAAAATGAGTCCGAGAAAAGCTTTTCAGGTATTGATGTTGCTTTCACTTTCCCTTCTGGTCGCAACCACAGCCTTTGCCCAGGATGAAGCCAGTATGTCGATCAGCCGTCTGGTCACCTGCACCGGAATCGCTGACCGGGAACCTGTCGGTGCGGCCGAATCTTTCAGTGTCGACACCGGAACGGTGTATGCCTTCATGGAAGCCAACGATATCAGTGCCGATGTTGAGCTGAGCTTCGTCTGGCTGCACGAAGGTGACGAAACCGCCAGAATCACCCTGCCGATCAGACAGGGTGGGCGATGGAGAACGTATTCCAGCAAAAAACTTGGTGGCCGGACCGGAGCATGGCGGGTGGAAATCCAGGATCCGTCAGGAGCCGTTCTTTCCTCTGTAGGTTTTACTGTAAATTAAAGCCGAGTTGAGCAGCTTGTCTGCTCGTACGAGACTTATACCCGAAGGGTGAAAGTTCAGGAAAATCATCAGACCGGTCGGTGTTCTGTCCGACCGGTCTGATGCTGTTCTTCCCATAAAGAGAAGCGCCTTGAAAAGAGTCGTCTCATTCAAACTGGGCCTTGAAATCGGAAAAAGCCCCGGCTAACCTGGCCATCTCATCCTTCAATTCCTCCACTTCCTCTTCAAGCTTTTTTATCCGCTCATTTTCCGCCCTGACCTGGATCGTTGCCTGCTCGGGAGCTGCTGCGGATTCAAATGCTTCCAGATCCGGATCCCCCGCCAGAAGATGGCAGAATCGCGCCTCCTTACGCCCCGGCTGCCGTGGAAGTTTCACAACCATCCCCAGATCTGCGAGGGCATCGAGCGTTTCGTTTACCTCCTCCAGAGTTTCAAATTTGTGCATGCGCTCAGACCGGCCCCGGAGTTCACCGGAGGTCTGAGGCCCTCGCAGCAACAGTAAACAGATGATTGCCGCCTCACGGGCGACCAGGTTTTTGGACTTGACCAGCAGCTCCTCATATTTCGGGACTCTGCTCGCATCACTCTGGACCACCAGACGTTTTTCCTTGAGTTCGTCCAGCCCTCTCACCACCACACTCTCATCGAGGGAAAGCACCGGGTTGCGATTGGACTTCTGGTTGCAGGCGTTGGCAAGACCATTCAGGGACAGCGGATAGTATTCCGGCGTGGTCATGGATTTTTCCATCAGGGCGCCCAGCACCCGGCATTCGACATCGTTCAGTTCAAAAGCGGTCATATGGTAATCCTCACATTTTTAATGGGCGTCAAAAGTAGCTCCTAAGCTGCCTGAGCCATTTTTTGGCTGGGAGTTATCCCCTCTATTGCCAAATTTGGCCATTCATTGTTATAGGTTCAAAGCCACCGTGTCGCATACTCTTGCACTTCCTCGATTGAGTCAAGAAGTATTGAGCCAGACAATCATAGCGGACAGTAAGGTTGTAGAGTTCAACATATACGTTTTGCTGCGGTTTACAGGGATGAATATGTCCAAGGCGAATTTCCCGTTTAGCAGCCCATTCAATTATCATGCTGCTGATGTATTCAGGGCCATTGTCACAACGGATTGTCTTAAGCTTGCCACGCCACTCTCTGATCTGCTCTAAAGCACGGATCACGCGCTCGTACGGCAAGGAAAAATCAATCTCAATACACAAGCCCTCTAGGTTGAAGTCGTTAATAACATTGAAATAACGAAAACTCGATCCCCCCGAGAGCTGATTTTCCATCTGAATTCGCGAACCATTCAAAAAAAACTTTGCGGCTGTTTTTCAAAACAGCCGAAATAATTGGAACTGGTTCGTTACCGACATTATATCCCCTTATTACAGAAACAGGTAAAGGAATACCCTCCGGTGTTTGCTTTCAATCGCGAAACCTGTGGTTTCCCCGTACAGGACAAGGGTTTTTCAGGTATTGCCTGAGACCCGCCGCTGAAGTAACAGTGAACTGGTATCCTCTGTTTGTTCCCCCATCCGGAGGATACTGAATGGTCGACCGTCTCCAACCCTGGCAGACGGATGCCTGTCCGGGTGCTCTCAAACCTTTGCGAACGCCAGTCTCGCAAATGGTTTGAGAGCACACTTTTACCGGCGTTCATTTGATCTTAAGCGGCCGGCACAGATTAATTATACAACAGGAATTCACAGTAGTATTGCGTCCGCGGCGCTTCCTGTGCTAATATGAGGCCTGAAATTATCCAGGGGAAAGAAATGTCCGCGCAGTGGGGACTGTGCGCCTGTTGACCATTTCTTTTTAGAATAATTTCATTTTCTTGATCATGGCCTTGCATCAGCTTACAAAATGACCGGAGATTCTCGTTCGGTCAAAGTGCTATTGTTTTATGCTTTCTATGCTGCGGCAAGGGTATTCACAAATTCTTTTTGGGGGCAAAAAGAACATGCAGAACCAAGGCTTCAGCACCTTTGAAAAAAAGGTGTCGGGGGACCCGATCTATGACCAGGATCTGGTCAGATCTCCATGGTCCATCGACATCAGGGATTTTAACAGAATTGACAATCAGAAGATCATCGACAAGACGATAAACGTCATCAAGAATGAACACACTCTGCTGGTCCTCACCTCGGAGGCCGGACATCGATACGGCAACACGATCCTGATCAGACGCGACCTGGAAACACTCTCCATCGACAAACCTCTCGACTTCGACGAAACTTCAATCAATTCCTTCAGGGTTTACTTTCAGGACATCTTCAATGTCTGGAATTTTTTTGAGACCCGAATCATCAGTGACTGCCCGTACTCCCTTTGTGCAACCTACCCGGAGAACATCTACCGGCTGCAGCGCCGCAAATACAATCGGATCATCACCCCGACCGGTACCAGGGCTATTTTCTGGCAAGAAAATCAGTTCCACAGCAGCGGCCTGGTCATGGACATCAGCGCCGCCGGAATGCTGATCTGCACATGCAACAATGAGTCCCAGCTCATGGATGAATCAAGTATCAGCGAAATCGCCATCGCCCTGCCCCGCCACCCTTCAACTAAAAATCTTAATGAAGACGGCCACCTTGTCCTGCCGATCATCCACAAAGGAAGAATTGTCAGGTCCTTCAAGGATGCAGAAACAGAGTGGATGTATCATGGCGTCTCATTCGAAGACAACACTGATGTCCGGGAAAAGCTGAGAGAATTCATCTCTATGCAACAACAGGATAATGACAGGCAAAGATAGAAATCCCCTCCCGATCACCCGACTGAAAAGCCGAGAGAGTGGCGACAGCCATTCCCGCGGCTTTTTTTGTTTTGTGATTGACTCCTCCCTGCCGATTATGGAGAATACGTTATGGGCGTTCTGTAATTCATGACGTCTCACACCATTCGGAGCCTCTATGATCAGTGCAGAAACAACCCGCCCCTGGCGGATCAGCCCCGAAAAATTTACCTCGGCGGATCATCCCGCGACCATTGAAAGAACTCTGCACTCAATCAGTAATGATCGTCTCTTCATGACGATGGTTTCGGGTTTGTACCGATCAGGAGAAACGGTTTTAACCGGTCGCGATGCAAAAAATCTCCTGATCGGCAAACCCCTTGACTGGGAGGAAACAATTTCCTCGGCCAAAGTATACTTCCGCGACAGTTGCAAAGTATGGAATTTCTTCAGGACCAGCGTCATCTGCACCACCCACGATACCATCTACACCTCCCTCCCAGAAAAAATCCATCGTCTGCAAAGACGCCGCTATTTTCGGGTGGCGCCACCGGTTGGCTGCAAAGCCTCTTTCCGGCAGCAGGACATTCAGTTCAGCTCCACCATAGTCAGCGATATAAGCGGCGGCGGGATGCTGATCTCAACAGACGCGGAAAGCCATTGTCCCGACGACCAGGTGAAACTCCGCGACATCACGATCCGGGTACCCACCGGAGAAAACGGCTCCGGCTCCTCCCGGCAGCTGCCCCTGATCAAGGAAGGAATGATCGTCAGATCTTTTACCGACGGGTTTACCAAACGAATATATTTCGGCATCTCATTCCGTGAAGAGCTTGAAGTGGTTGATGCGATCTCGAAATACGTGATCCATCGGGAACAACAGCTCCTCCGGGAAAGAGCCAAACCGCTCAGAAATAGCTGAACCACCCCTCCTTCAGGTCGATTTATTTTCCCACCGGAATTCATGATGAGCACGCAAGCAATCTGCCTCCCTCTCCTGCTTGTCTTAAATTCTGATTTCTGCCATAATGCCCCATTGTCGTTGAGCCAAAACCCGGGACCGGATATGAACAAAAAGAACATCAACAGAATCGTGCTGGTCATCGCGGCAATTCTCGCCATCGTGATCTTCAGATCTCTCGGTCTGGACCAGTACCTGACCCTGGAATATCTTAAAGAATCGCAAGCCCGCTTCCAGGAGCTGTACCTGAACCACCAGATTCCGGTGATCGGCTCATACATGGGGATCTATATCCTGGTAACCGCCCTCTCTCTGCCCGGTGCCGCGGTGATGACCCTCGCCGGCGGGGGGCTTTTCGGTTTTGTTACCGGCGCCATTGTCGTCTCCTTCGCCAGCACCATCGGCGCGACCCTCGCCTGCATGGTCTCCCGCTATCTCCTCCAGGACTGGGTCCAGAACAGGTTTGCCGACAAACTCGCGGCGATGAACAGGGGCATTGAGAAAGAAGGGGCCTTCTACCTCTTCACCCTGCGGCTGATCCCGGTCTTCCCGTTCTTCGTGATCAATCTGGCGATGGGCATGACCAGGATGCCGCTCACCACCTTCTTCTGGGTCTCCCAGATCGGCATGCTCCCCGGCACCCTTGTTTTTGTCAATGCCGGCAAGGAACTGGCAAAGATCGATTCATTGTCCGGCGTCCTCTCCCCCGCTCTTCTCGGATCATTTATCATCCTCGGGCTCTTTCCGATCACGGTCAAAAAACTACTGGCCCTCTATCGCCGCAAATTCCGGCCGGCGACCGGAGAAGGAGAATTCAATGGCTGATTACGACTACGATATCGGCATCATCGGCGGCGGCGCGGCAGGGCTCACCGTCGCTTCCGGGGCCGCCCAGCTGGGCGCCCGCACCCTGCTCGTGGAAAAAGAGCGTGAACTCGGGGGCGATTGCCTCCATTACGGCTGCGTCCCGAGCAAGACCCTGATCAAAACAGCCCATGTCTATCACCAGCTGCAACAGGCGGAAAAATTCGGCCTGCCGCCGGTATCTCCAGGCCCCGTTGATTTCAGGCAGGTCGCGGCGAGGATAAAACAGGTGATCGGCGTGATCCAGAAACACGACTCGGTTGAACGGTTCTGCCGTCTTGGGGCAAAGGTTGAGTTCGGTGAACCGCGCTTCACCGACGAGCACTCGATCGACCTTAACGGCAAGGCGGTCACCGCCAGATCCTGGCTGGTCGCCACCGGCACCTCTCCCGCCATTCCGCCCCTCGCAGGGCTCGACAAGGTTCCCTATCTGACCAATCGGGAAATCTTCTCTCTCGACAAGCTGCCGGAATCGATGATCATCCTCGGCGCGGGCCCGATCGCCATTGAAATGGCCCAGGCATTCGCCCGTCTTGGCTCACAGATCACCGTTCTCCAGCGGAGCGGCCAGATTCTCTCCAAGGAAGACAGGGACATGGCCGACGAGGTGATGACTGTCCTCCAGGCAGAAGGGGTGACCTTTCATCTCGGCTGCAACATGCTCAGGGCCGATGACCTCGGCGGGGAAAAACAGGTCACCATCGAAACAGCCGCCGGAGACACAGTAAAGCTTGTCGCCGCCGAGATCCTTGTGGCCCTCGGCCGCGCCGTGAATGTTGACGGGCTGGGCCTTGACCAGGCCGGAGTGGACTTCGACCGCAAGGGAATCAAGGTCGACGGCAGGCTCCGGACCAGTCAAAAACACATCTACGGCGCCGGGGACGTGATCGGCGGCTATCAGTTCACCCACGCCGCCGGGTACGAAGGTGGGATCGTGGTCAGTAACGCCGTTTTCCATCTGCCGCGCAAGGTCGACTACACCTGGATGCCCTGGTGCACCTATACCGGGCCGGAACTTGCGAGCATCGGTATGAATGAGAAGATGGCGCAGAAGGCCGGGATTGAATACCGGGTCTGGACCGAGAATTTCCGTGACAACGACCGGAGCCTGGCCGAAGGGGAAGAGGTGGGGAAAATCAAACTTCTGGTCGGAGTCAAAGGAAAACCGATCGGCGTGCAGATTTTAGGCCCCCGCGCCGGAGATCT
The window above is part of the Pseudomonadota bacterium genome. Proteins encoded here:
- a CDS encoding D-alanyl-D-alanine carboxypeptidase family protein; the protein is MTGNLFQNLFRAIRGRRHFAAKAVIPVIMAASLLAGCYEKATDLATGEHGKGDLIISAGEHKTRVLDGRSKNRSPDFPKEYVVIGSDRYEVGEPWLGHRIVVEQNPRNLELVMLPRKYGEEEREIYVTRETRDAFVKMAEAALQDGVILKVDSGYRSFSYQEQIYKKKLVEGQTFHDISRWVAPPGYSEHILGTTLDLTPSNWTFSKTAAEKWLLKNGGRFSFRQSYPRISRKGFAWEPWHWKYSEQG
- a CDS encoding serine/threonine protein kinase, whose protein sequence is MKETQTKIFSNLNPDTILDLAEESLGVKCSGICRPLNSYINRVYELETRDRKGLIIKFYRPDRWSEQALLDEHEFMRELIDHDIPVIPPLVLRHGNTLGSFSGVNFSIFERKGGRLVDEYNEEQWLELGRLMARTHLVGEIHASRERITLHPESSTRAHLTFLTKGNFIPAESLALFTDTANELIREIAPLFKHVKSIRIHGDCHSANIIQRPGESFFLIDFDDMALGPTVQDLWMLLPDHPNHCLYEIDLFLEGYETFRPFDRRELQLIEPLRAMRYIHFIAWCAHQAEDGAGPPTHDWGTQSYWKKEIRDLQDQLKLIREGPDHQYSDQE
- a CDS encoding DUF2914 domain-containing protein gives rise to the protein MSPRKAFQVLMLLSLSLLVATTAFAQDEASMSISRLVTCTGIADREPVGAAESFSVDTGTVYAFMEANDISADVELSFVWLHEGDETARITLPIRQGGRWRTYSSKKLGGRTGAWRVEIQDPSGAVLSSVGFTVN
- a CDS encoding YceH family protein, with the protein product MTAFELNDVECRVLGALMEKSMTTPEYYPLSLNGLANACNQKSNRNPVLSLDESVVVRGLDELKEKRLVVQSDASRVPKYEELLVKSKNLVAREAAIICLLLLRGPQTSGELRGRSERMHKFETLEEVNETLDALADLGMVVKLPRQPGRKEARFCHLLAGDPDLEAFESAAAPEQATIQVRAENERIKKLEEEVEELKDEMARLAGAFSDFKAQFE
- a CDS encoding DDE-type integrase/transposase/recombinase, coding for MENQLSGGSSFRYFNVINDFNLEGLCIEIDFSLPYERVIRALEQIREWRGKLKTIRCDNGPEYISSMIIEWAAKREIRLGHIHPCKPQQNVYVELYNLTVRYDCLAQYFLTQSRKCKSMRHGGFEPITMNGQIWQ
- a CDS encoding PilZ domain-containing protein, whose protein sequence is MISAETTRPWRISPEKFTSADHPATIERTLHSISNDRLFMTMVSGLYRSGETVLTGRDAKNLLIGKPLDWEETISSAKVYFRDSCKVWNFFRTSVICTTHDTIYTSLPEKIHRLQRRRYFRVAPPVGCKASFRQQDIQFSSTIVSDISGGGMLISTDAESHCPDDQVKLRDITIRVPTGENGSGSSRQLPLIKEGMIVRSFTDGFTKRIYFGISFREELEVVDAISKYVIHREQQLLRERAKPLRNS
- a CDS encoding TVP38/TMEM64 family protein; translated protein: MNKKNINRIVLVIAAILAIVIFRSLGLDQYLTLEYLKESQARFQELYLNHQIPVIGSYMGIYILVTALSLPGAAVMTLAGGGLFGFVTGAIVVSFASTIGATLACMVSRYLLQDWVQNRFADKLAAMNRGIEKEGAFYLFTLRLIPVFPFFVINLAMGMTRMPLTTFFWVSQIGMLPGTLVFVNAGKELAKIDSLSGVLSPALLGSFIILGLFPITVKKLLALYRRKFRPATGEGEFNG
- a CDS encoding FAD-dependent oxidoreductase; its protein translation is MADYDYDIGIIGGGAAGLTVASGAAQLGARTLLVEKERELGGDCLHYGCVPSKTLIKTAHVYHQLQQAEKFGLPPVSPGPVDFRQVAARIKQVIGVIQKHDSVERFCRLGAKVEFGEPRFTDEHSIDLNGKAVTARSWLVATGTSPAIPPLAGLDKVPYLTNREIFSLDKLPESMIILGAGPIAIEMAQAFARLGSQITVLQRSGQILSKEDRDMADEVMTVLQAEGVTFHLGCNMLRADDLGGEKQVTIETAAGDTVKLVAAEILVALGRAVNVDGLGLDQAGVDFDRKGIKVDGRLRTSQKHIYGAGDVIGGYQFTHAAGYEGGIVVSNAVFHLPRKVDYTWMPWCTYTGPELASIGMNEKMAQKAGIEYRVWTENFRDNDRSLAEGEEVGKIKLLVGVKGKPIGVQILGPRAGDLLGEWIAVLNGGLKLSGLAGSIHPYPTLTEINKRVTGAVFTEKIFSDTVKKGLKFLFNFKGRACNPDSWEKP